The following proteins are encoded in a genomic region of Thermothielavioides terrestris NRRL 8126 chromosome 5, complete sequence:
- a CDS encoding mitochondrial 37S ribosomal protein MRPS8 produces the protein MGINGLINAAIHLQNASRARLGLTSLPNNKYNLRLALALQRAGLISSVTRGGPRPPAPEALLSAAEEEPVTHANVATRRLWIGLKYWDNEPVLKDVKPVSKPSRLVGVRLHELQVLARGFPVGMLKPMKLGELMFLSTDRGVLELQEALARRVGGIALCRVSS, from the coding sequence ATGGGCATCAACGGCCTCATCAACGCGGCCATCCACCTGCAGAACGCCTCGCGGGCGCGCCTCGGCCTGACCTCGCTGCCGAACAACAAGTACAACctgcggctggcgctggcgctgcagcgcgcgggGCTGATCTCGTCGGTGACGCGGggcgggccgcggccgccggcgcccgaggcgctgctgtccgcggccgaggaggagcccGTGACGCACGCCAACGTGGCCACGCGCCGCCTCTGGATCGGGCTCAAGTACTGGGACAACGAGCCGGTGCTGAAGGACGTGAAGCCCGTGTCCAAGCCGAGCCGGCTCGTGGGCGTCAGGCTGCACGAGCTGCAAGTGCTCGCTCGCGGCTTCCCCGTCGGCATGCTCAAGCCGATGAAGCTCGGGGAGCTGATGTTTCTGAGCACGGACCGCGGCGTGTTGGAGCTgcaggaggcgctggccaGGAGGGTTGGCGGGATCGCGCTATGTCGGGTTTCATCATGA